The Colias croceus chromosome 11, ilColCroc2.1 genome has a segment encoding these proteins:
- the LOC123695457 gene encoding uncharacterized protein LOC123695457 → MNKNFHLFRNYIRIFRGRSFSNKVENVNENEPIKFSTSGAAKARIRPILATPRNMPWYQPFSVVGSVAVFLIYFCMIREESDIDSEFEKTLYDRLKGLEKQQLLISYRFNKENGRSVAEIEQRLKEIEEEEAKLVA, encoded by the exons atgAATAAGAATTTCCATCTATTCAG gaATTACATTAGAATATTTAGAGGAAGATCATTTAGCAACAAAGTTGAAAATGTGAACGAAAATGaaccaataaaattttcaaccaGTGGCGCTGCTAAAGCTAGGATAAGACCGATCTTAGCAACACCAAGAAACATGCCCTGGTATCAGCCATTTAGTGTAGTTGGAAGTGTTGCAGTTTTCCTCATATACTTCTGTATGATTCGAGAAGAAAGTGATATCGACTCTGAATTTGAAAAAACCTTATATGACAGACTCAAGGGCTTAGAAAAGCAGCAGTTGCTTATTAGCTATAGATTCAATAAAGAAAATGGAAGGAGTGTCGCTGAAATTGAACAACGTCTAAAAGAAATTGAGGAAGAGGAAGCAAAACTTGTAGCTTAA